The following nucleotide sequence is from Deltaproteobacteria bacterium.
GAGGCCTTTCTCCTCGATGCCATCAAGGCCCTTGTCATGGTGGAGAAGCGATGGATTCCTGGTGACCGGGGGACGTCCCTTTACATCCGGCCCTTCATGGTGGCAACCGAGGGTTTCCTTGGGGTGCGTCCGGCCGACGAGTATCTCCTTGCCGTCATCCTGAGCCCGGTCGGCGCATATTATTCCGAGGGTTTCAACCCCGTGAAGATCTTTGTCACCGACACTTACGTCCGTGCGGCCAGGGGAGGTGTGGGGGAGGCCAAGACCGCAGGAAACTATGCGGCAAGCCTCATGGCCTCTGAAGAGGCAAAGAAACTCGGTTTTACCCAGGTCCTCTGGCTTGACGCCGTACAGAGGCGCTATGTGGAGGAAGTGGGCACCATGAACATCTTCTTTCTTTTCGGTGAGACCCTCGTGACCCCGCGCCTTTCCGGAAGTATCCTGCCTGGGATCACCCGGGCCTCGGTCATTGACATTGCCCGGAGCTGGGGACTGGCCGTAGAGGAGCGGCTCGTCACCATCGACGAGGTCATCGAAAGGGCCGGGGACGGCTCCCTTGTCGAGTGTTTCGGGACCGGCACGGCGGCGGTGATCTCTCCGGTGGGCGCCCTCCACTATAAGGGCCGGACGGTTGCTGTGAATGGAGGCAGCACCGGCCCTCTCGCCCAGCGGTTGTTTGACGAGATCACCGGGATCCAGTACGGAGTTCTGGAAGACCGGTTCGGCTGGACCGAGGTCCTCTGATGACATCTTGCCCTTGGGAATAACGGCCTGCCCCTTCTGCCAGCACGGCGCTCTCGATTTGCCCGGACAGGTGTCAGGAGAGTCCCCGTACTGCGAGCAGCCCCCCTGTAACGATCAGGAGGCAGTGTATCGCCCGTTCCAGCGCACCGGCCGGGATGCGTCCGGCCAGGAGGTGCCCCGCCCATACGGAGAGCAAGACCGCTGGCATGGACCGGACAAGTAGCTCGAGCACCTCGCGCGTCCAGAGCCCGGAAAGGCCTTGGGCCAGGGCGACGATAGCCCCTGTTGCGAGGAAATAGCCCTGTAGGGTCGCCCGGAACGCCTGGGCGTCCCATCCCCGAAGGAGCCCGTAGACCACGATCGGGGGGCCGTTCGTGTTGTATGCCCCCCCGAGCACCCCTCCGGCAAGGCCGAAGAAGGGCAAGAATCGGTCGTTCTGAAGGCGTCCGGGACGTCTTCCGGCAAGGCAAAGGGCCGAATAACCCGCGATGATGAGGCCAAGACCCGTCTTGAGGTAGGATTCATGACCACCGGTGAGTAGCAGGAGCCCGACAGGGATCCCGGCCAGGGACCATGCGAAGAGTCGGATCGCCGGGCCGAGATGGATCGAGCGGTGTGTTCGGGCAAGTATGATCAGGCTGAAGAGGAGGGACTGGATCGCAACAAGCGGGGTCAAGACCGTCATGTCGAGAACGAGCGCTAGCAGGGGCATGGCGATGAGGGCGTTTCCAAAGCCACAGACCACGCGTACTAGCCCGGAAAGGGCCACGACGAGGAGTACATATACGGTCTCTGTCTCCATACCCAGCCATCCTCCCGGGAAGGCCTTGCGCCCTATGCGGCGAGATTTTTTTGTTTCTATTCACCCCTTCGGACACTGCAGGGAGTGCCGGGCGTCCTAGGCGCCGCCCTATTCCTTCCGTTACTGCCGGGGCTGAATGGCCGAGAGGTCCCCGATCCGTAGGAAGAGACGAGAGATGTGCCAGAGGAGGGCGAGGCGGTTTTTCCTGAGTGCGGCATCCTCTGCCATGACCATGATCGAGTCGAAGAATCGGTCGATGGGTGTCTTGAGCCCGATAAGGTGATCCATGGCCTCGGGGTATCGCCGTGCCTCGATTAGGGGATCGACAGCCCCTTCGGTCTTCAGGAAGGCGTCGTAGAGATCGCGTTCCTGGCCTTCCTTCAGGAGATCCGGGGAGACGGAGCCGCCGGTATAGCCCTTGAGGATATTCATGACGCGCTTGAAGGCCGCGCTCAGGTCTTCGAACTCCGGACTCGTGCGGGCCTCAGAGATGGCATGGATGCGGGCAAGGCAGTCAGGCACGTCACCGAATCCGGAACGGGTCGCGGCCTCGATGATGTCCGCATCCCTGCCCCGGGAGACGAGGTCGTGGTGGAATCTTCGAAGGAAGAACTGGAGGATCTCATCCGCAAGTCCTGGACGGAGGGGGAGATGGGGTTCGATCTGGAGAAGTGCCTCGCCGATGATGGTGGCAAGGGATAGGGAGATGCCGCGTCCCTCGAGGATGTGTATGATCCCAAGGGCCAGTCTCCTTAATCCGTACGGGTCGGCAGCGCCCGTGGGCTGGAGCCCGAGGGCGAAGGTGGCACAGATGGTGTCCATCTTGTCGGCGATGGCAAGGATGGCCCCTGCCGGGCTTGCCGGGAGGTCTCCGCCTGCACGTACGGGAAGGTAGTGCTCGGCAATGGCGTCCGCTACCCTTGGGTCTTCTCCGGATACACGCGCATACTCCCGGCCCATGACACCCTGGAGCGTGGGAAACTCGCCCACCATGCCCGAGACGAGGTCGGCCTTTGCAAGATGTGCGGCCCGTTCGACCACGGTCGTGAGATCCGGGGCGATTTCACGGGCGATGCGGCCGGCTGTTGTCTCCACGCGGCGGGTCTTGTCAAGGAGGGTGCCGAGGCCCTTGTGGAAGACGACCCCGCCGAGTCTGGGGACCAGGTCCTCGAGGGGCCGTTTCGTGTCCTCGTTGAAGAAGAATTCTGCGTCAGCAAGCCGGGCGGAGAGGACCCGTTCATGACCGGATCTCACGATGTCCGGCCTCTTCGAAAGGGTGTTGGTGATGGCGACGAAGTAGGGCATAAGCCGCCCCTTCCCGTCCACCACGGCGAAGTATTTTTGGTGCTCACGCATGGATGTGATGAGGACATCCCTGGGGAGTGCGAGGAACCTCTTGTCAAAGGAGCCGAGGATTGCCCTGGGCCATTCGGTGAGCCCTGCATTGACGCTGGCAAGCTCGTCGTCAGGGAGGATGGTGCCTCCGCATTCTGCTGCGGCCTTCTCCGCCTCGGCACAGAGGATGCGCCTCCGCTCATGCGCGTCCAGGATGACCCCCCTTTCTGCAAGGGCCTTCTTGAAACGTTCGAGATCCGAGGATGCGGGGAAGGATCCGGAAGAGGCGAAACGGTGTCCACGGCTCTCAGCGCCCGCCCTGATGCCTGCGATCTCGAAGGGGATGACATCTTTTCCGTATATGGCGCAGATCCATCGAATGGGGCGTGCAAACCGCACATCAAAGTCACCCCATCGCATGGATTTTGCAAAGGGGATGGCGAGGACGAGCCGGGGGAGGAGGTCAGGAAGGATCTCGCGGGCCGGTCTTCCTGGGATGTGCTTCCGCGCAACCACGTAAGGGCCGCGTTCAGTCTCCTCGATAGAGAGTTCGGAGACCGGTATCCCGTTGTTTCTGGCAAA
It contains:
- a CDS encoding branched-chain amino acid aminotransferase; its protein translation is MEQIERDLVPEDLRKPVPPANNLGFGRHFTDHMFLMDFHRGRGWHRPRICPFGDLSLSPAAACLHYAQAIFEGLKAYRGVDGQVRLFRARDNMARFNRSAHRMCMPEVDEAFLLDAIKALVMVEKRWIPGDRGTSLYIRPFMVATEGFLGVRPADEYLLAVILSPVGAYYSEGFNPVKIFVTDTYVRAARGGVGEAKTAGNYAASLMASEEAKKLGFTQVLWLDAVQRRYVEEVGTMNIFFLFGETLVTPRLSGSILPGITRASVIDIARSWGLAVEERLVTIDEVIERAGDGSLVECFGTGTAAVISPVGALHYKGRTVAVNGGSTGPLAQRLFDEITGIQYGVLEDRFGWTEVL
- a CDS encoding sulfite exporter TauE/SafE family protein; this translates as METETVYVLLVVALSGLVRVVCGFGNALIAMPLLALVLDMTVLTPLVAIQSLLFSLIILARTHRSIHLGPAIRLFAWSLAGIPVGLLLLTGGHESYLKTGLGLIIAGYSALCLAGRRPGRLQNDRFLPFFGLAGGVLGGAYNTNGPPIVVYGLLRGWDAQAFRATLQGYFLATGAIVALAQGLSGLWTREVLELLVRSMPAVLLSVWAGHLLAGRIPAGALERAIHCLLIVTGGLLAVRGLS
- the glyS gene encoding glycine--tRNA ligase subunit beta, which encodes MTAKNLLLEIGTEELPASFLSPALEAMERLAREGFSSHRLGHGGIRTFATPRRLVLSVSALAETSEDLDERVIGPPAKVAFGPDGLPTRAAEGFARNNGIPVSELSIEETERGPYVVARKHIPGRPAREILPDLLPRLVLAIPFAKSMRWGDFDVRFARPIRWICAIYGKDVIPFEIAGIRAGAESRGHRFASSGSFPASSDLERFKKALAERGVILDAHERRRILCAEAEKAAAECGGTILPDDELASVNAGLTEWPRAILGSFDKRFLALPRDVLITSMREHQKYFAVVDGKGRLMPYFVAITNTLSKRPDIVRSGHERVLSARLADAEFFFNEDTKRPLEDLVPRLGGVVFHKGLGTLLDKTRRVETTAGRIAREIAPDLTTVVERAAHLAKADLVSGMVGEFPTLQGVMGREYARVSGEDPRVADAIAEHYLPVRAGGDLPASPAGAILAIADKMDTICATFALGLQPTGAADPYGLRRLALGIIHILEGRGISLSLATIIGEALLQIEPHLPLRPGLADEILQFFLRRFHHDLVSRGRDADIIEAATRSGFGDVPDCLARIHAISEARTSPEFEDLSAAFKRVMNILKGYTGGSVSPDLLKEGQERDLYDAFLKTEGAVDPLIEARRYPEAMDHLIGLKTPIDRFFDSIMVMAEDAALRKNRLALLWHISRLFLRIGDLSAIQPRQ